AGCTGCTGTCCCTGGAATGCTGGGGCGGCGCCACCTACGACGTCGCCCTGCGCTTCCTCGCCGAGGACCCCTGGGAACGCCTGGCGGCCCTGCGTGAGGCCGTGCCCAACATCTGTCTCCAGATGCTGCTGCGCGGCCGCAACACCGTCGGCTACACGCCCTACCCGACCGAGGTGACCGACGCCTTCGTCCAGGAGGCCGCCGCCACCGGCATCGACATCTTCCGCATCTTCGACGCGCTCAACGACGTCGGTCAGATGCGCCCGGCCATCGACGCCGTACGGGAGACCGGGACGGCGATCGCCGAGGTCGCCCTGTGCTACACCTCCGACCTGTCCGACCCGTCGGAGCGGCTGTACACCCTGGACTACTACCTCCGCCTCGCGGAGCAGATCGTGGATGCCGGCGCGCACGTCCTGGCCGTCAAGGACATGGCCGGTCTGCTGCGGGCACCCGCCGCGGCCACGCTCGTGTCGGCGCTGCGCCGCGAGTTCGACCTGCCGGTGCACCTGCACACCCACGACACCGCGGGCGGTCAGCTCGCCACCTACCTCGCCGCGATCCAGGCCGGCGCCGACGCGGTGGACGGCGCGGTCGCCTCCATGGCGGGCACCACCTCCCAGCCGTCGCTGTCGGCGATCGTCGCCGCCACGGACCACTCCGACCGGCCCACCGGCCTGGACCTGAGGGCCGTCGGTGACCTGGAGCCGTACTGGGAGAGCGTCCGCAGGATCTACGCGCCCTTCGAGGCGGGCCTGGCCTCGCCGACCGGACGCGTCTACCACCACGAGATCCCCGGCGGCCAGCTGTCCAACCTGCGCACCCAGGCGGTCGCCCTCGGCCTCGGCGACCGCTTCGAGGACATCGAGGCGATGTACGAGGCGGCGGACCGCATCCTGGGCCACCTGGTCAAGGTCACCCCCTCCTCCAAGGTCGTCGGTGACCTCGCCCTGCACCTGGTGGGTGCCGGGGTGGCGCCGGAGGACTTCGAGGCGACACCGGACAGGTTCGACATCCCCGACTCCGTCATCGGCTTCCTGCGCGGCGAACTGGGCACCCCGCCCGGCGGCTGGCCGGAGCCGTTCCGCACCAAGGCGCTTCAAGGCCGTGCAGAGGCCAAGCCCGTACCGGGGCTGAGCGCCGAGGACCGTACGGGCCTGGAGAAGTCCCGGCGTTCGACCCTCAACCGGCTGCTGTTCCCCGGGCCGACGCGCGACTTCGACACCCGCCGCCAGGCCTACGGTGACACCAGCGTGCTGGACAGCAAGGACTTCTTCTACGGGCTGCGCCCCGCCAAGGAGTACTCCGTCGACCTCGAGCCCGGCGTGCGGCTCCTCATCGAGCTCCAGGCCATCGGCGAGGCGGACGAACGCGGTATGCGCACCGTGATGTCCTCCCTGAACGGCCAACTGCGGCCGATCCAGGTCCGGGACAACGCGGCGGCTTCCGACGTACCGGTGACCGAGAAGGCCGACAGGGCCAACCCCGGACACGTGGCGGCGCCGTTCGCCGGTGTGGTGACGCTCGCGGTCGCCGAGGGCGACGAGGTGGAGGCCGGTGCGACCGTGGCCACCATCGAGGCGATGAAGATGGAGGCCTCCATCACCGCCCCGAAGGCCGGCCGGGTGACCAGGCTGGCCATCAACCGGATCCAGCAGGTGGAAGGCGGCGACCTGCTCATCGAGGTCGGCTGAGGCTGGTCACGGTGCACGCGCGCACCGTCAGGACCGACCTGCGCCGCCCGCCTGATCTTCGACAGGCGGGCGGCGAGCGGGGTGCTACGGAGCCGCGGCGCGGACTGCGACGGTGTCGCGCGAGCGGGTGTCGCGGCCGGCCGTGTGCGGACGCCAGTGCCGCATCAGGCGACGTTCGCCCTGCCGACCACCTTGCGTAGGCGTTTGTCGACAGCGTGCTTGTTCCGCCAGATGCCACGGGCCGCGACGTCTGCGTGGACCCGCTTGGAGGAGCACGCCTTGTCTGCGAGCAGCACGGCCGGGGTGGTTCGTGGTCTGCCGCGGCCGAGTCGCGGGACCCGGATGTCGCCCAGCATGAGGGGGAGGACCTGCGCGTCGTGGACCTGGCCCGGAGTGACTACGACGGCCGGCGGGTGGCCGTTGCCGTCTGCCAGGGACCGAACTCGCCAGGCGTGCCCACCGCTCGTCGGTCAGCAGACGCACGCGCGCGGGAAGCCGTCATCGTTCAGGTCCGCATGGCTCACGTGGCGTGCGCTCGGCGTCATCGCTACCAGGTCGGGGCACCCAGCCTCGTCAGGGTCACGGCATGCTCCACCTGTGCGGTGACGGCGGCCTCGAAGAAAGGGTCCAGCGCCCGGTGCAGGCGCTGTTCCTCGGTCGGGTCGATCGTGACCATCGCAGGCAACCGGCCGCGCAGCTCGACCAGGTGCCGCCCGGTGGGACGGACTACGATCGACTGGCCGGTCGGGCGCAGCACGCGGTGGAACTCGGCCGGGTTGTGCGGGGCGAACATGTCCAGTACGACATCGGCCACCCCGTCGGTCAGCGGGAAGGGACGGAAGATGTCCCAGGCCACCGCGGCGGCTCGGTCGTGGGCACGGGCTGCCGAGCGCCGCGCGCACCGATGTGTCCAGACCCAGACCACGCGCGCCGCGGCGGTGCGGCGCTCAGGTGGTCGGCGGGCCGGTCACCGTGCCCCGGGCCTGCGCGAGTCCGGTGGCCCACAGCTGGTCGACACGCGAGCGCTCGGTGACGTTCGGATAGCGGTTGGTGCAGGACGGGCCGGCGCTGCCGCCCGACATCAGCTCACTGCACAGCCCGTTGTAGTCGTCCGTCAGGCCCAGTACGTGCCCGGTCTCGTGGGTGGCGACGCGGACCGAGTCGTACTGCTGGCTCTGGGTGTAGTCGAGGAAGACGTAGCCACTTCCGTGGCCGTCGGTGGAGGCGTAGGACCCGCGCGGGTCGTTGCCCTCGTAGTAGGAGAAGTCGGCACCGCTCGACGCCTCCTGGAGCTTGACGTTGGACTCGGAGCTGTTCCAGATCGAGGCCGCGCTCGATATCTGCGAACGGAAGCTCGGTGCCTGGGAGGCGTTGTAGTAGACGGTCACCGCCTGCCCGTACGGCTGGGCGGCGCGCTTCTCGGCGACGGACTTGAGCACCGCCTCGAAGAACGCCTTGTTGTTCGCGGCCTCCTCAACCGACCCGGCGTACCGTGCCACGGAGGTACCGGCGGCAGCGGACGGGGTGGCGGCCGTCTGGGCGCTCGCCGGCACCGCCGCGCCCAGCGCGCTGGAGGCCAGACCCAGGCCGAGAGCGAGGGCGAGGAGTCTCGCGGACGTTCGGGACGACTTCATGTGGGGGGCTCCTACTCACTCGGTGACGCCGAGCGCACGGTGTGCGGTCGACTCTGCGTGAACACCGGTTCCGAACTGCGGCGACGTCCTGTGGGTCGCCATTCTTAGAACGGCTCGACAGGGAGCGCAAAGGGTCCCGCCACTACGTCGCCTCGTAGGTCCCGGGACCTCGCCAGGGGCAGTGCACGGGTCTCCGGTCCGCACATGGCGGCAGGAGGGGAAGCTGTCGCGGCGTCAGAAGCCTTACAGCACAGGGCAACGGGCGTGCGGGCCGGCCGGGCGGAATCCCGGGACGCGCGACAGGATCCGCATCCGGGCCAAGACGGACAAATCCTTAGATGTCCGCCAAGTCGCGTCTACTAAGCGTGCCGGTTGGTTGGTGGGGCGCTGTGACCGACGTCATAGAACATGAGCTTCCGCTTCTTTCGCGCCCCACCGGCCCCGGGGGTGCCCCCCGGGAGTCACCCTCGGCCCGCGGCGTGGGGGAGAGGTCGGTGGGTTTCTCGCCCGCCTCCGGCAGCGTGTCCGCCGCGCCCGGTGGCTTCGGGACCATACGGGCCGGGCCGTCGGGCAACAGCGTCACCGTCGTGGCCCTGCCGCTGATCGCGGTGGAGGTGTTGGACGCCGACTCCACCATGGGTCTGCTCGTCGCGGCGGTGTGGCCGCCCTGGCTGCTGGTGGGTCTGCCCGTCTGCAACGACGGCGGGCCCGTGCAGGAGGCTGCATGGGCCCAAGATTCTGGGTGTTCAGGCGGAGACAGTGGCGGATTCTGCCGACCCCGGGCGCCGAGGTACCGTTCCGCGTCGCGGGCTACGGCTGCGCCGGTCCCCGCTGCTGTGATGGCCTGGCCGCAGGTGTGGTCGACGACGTCTCCGTCGGCGAAGACGCCGGGGATGTGCGTACGGGTGGAGGGTGAGGCGACCTTGATGTAGCCGCTGTCGTCCAGGTCGAGTTGCCCTTGAAGAGTTCCGTGCGGGGGTCGTGGCCGATGGCGAAGAATGGGCCGGTCGCGTCCAGGTCGCGGGTGGCGTCTGTGAAGACGTCACGCAGGACCACACCGGCCGCAGTGCTGGCGGTCCGGCCGGGGCTGGAGCTGCCGCCCTGTCCCGCCAGGTCAACCGAGCGACCGGCTCGCGCGTATTTTCCTAAAACCTATTGACTAGGGATATATGCGGCGCATCATGGTTAATAGCCCACAAACCGAAAGAGTCACAAAGTCGACGAGGACGTCTAGTCGGCGGAGCGAACTCGGACAGGATGTGGTTCAGGCCCCCGGCAAGCCGGCGCGATACCGAGGCGACAGTGACGACTGAAGCCCCAGGACACGTGCAGCACTACCGGGGACTGTTTTGCCCTCGGAGCCTTCGCACCGCAGCCTGACCTCGGTGCGAAGGCTCTGCCACGCCTGCGCTCCGCAGGGAACGAAGAGCATCAAGCGTGGCCTGCAGTGCCCACCCAGCGGCCTCCGTATCGAGGCTTGCCCTTCCGCTCGACCGTCGGGAACTCCGTCCCGCCTCCGTCGCCCTCCCCGATCCCCAGCGACTCGGCCATGCAACACCTCCGCTCCGCCGTCGTGACGGACAAGAGAGCCGGGCCGGCCGACACGACATCCGTGGTGGTGGCGCGTGTGGACCGGCAGGAGCGGGCTGAGGAGAGATCGGTTCAAGAAAGGGCGGAAGAAGTCCGTGGCGAGCACGCGTTCCGGTTCGGTGTCGCAGTTGTCGGTGCGGTCTTACGAGGCGGGGGACGAACAGGCCGTGCTGGATCTGATCGATGCCGACCGGCTGCCCGGGCAGCCTCCCCCGTCCGCGGCCACGCTTGCCACGTTGCCCCTCGGCGAGCAGCCGGGCGTTGTCTATGGCTACTCCGGCCGCGACGGCGAGCGTGCTGACGACCGACTCGCCCTCTGCGTCGAACTCCTTCGCCGACCGCTTGTTCGCGTGGTTCAGGTTGACGAAGATCTCGTCCCGCACCCGCACGGGAACTCCCAGACCTCGGCGTGCGCGATCAGACCCGCGATCGCCGAGGCACCCGAGGCACGCCAGCATGAACTCGTACCTGTCGAGCGCACGGCGGAGTTGGCGAGGTGACCTACTCCGGGGCGGCGCAGGGTACCCAAGTCGCTCCGGGAAGCGTCATAGTGGCTCACCTCCACCTCGGTCACGCGTTCCCATCGCTTCCAGGTCGGATCGCCCAGGCACGCCCGGCGCCCCGAACACCACGGCGCTGCCCTCTTCGGCGGCGGCCCCGATCCCAAGGTTCTGAGCGAGAACGGTCTCAAGACGGGTCCGCGCGTGCCGCAGATGGTCGCGGCTGTTCGCGTAGCCCGCGGAGAGTGGTCCATGCTCGTCCTCTCCGGGTTCGTCGGGCTGCCCGGTGTGGTCGCTTGCCATGCCTCTACAGCGGTACGACCTGGTCGGCCTGTGGCCCCTTCGGCCCTTGGACGATGGTGGACTCGACCCATCGGCCCTCCTCCAAGCGCCTGTAAAGAGGTACCGAAGATCGGGACGCACTGTCCGTCGGCACGGTACCGGGCTACGGCCACCGACCAGGTGCCGCCACGGCGCGGACAGCTGCATGACGTCTGGCGGGTAGCAGCCTTCTCGCCGGCACGGCGCTGTGTGCCGCCTGCTCGCTCCGGCCATGTGGCTTTTGTCGTTTCTGGCAGAGTGAACGGGGGCCTGGGGCGGTGTGTCCGAGAGCCACTGCTTCGGCGGTGAGAACGGGAGCCACCTTGGTCTGTCCGGGTGGGCATGCCGCTTTTGACGTAATGGGCATGTGGGGCTGTTTGACCGTGTCATGCTGTGCTCTTGTTTGATCATGGTCGCGCCTGTCGGAGGCCGGGAAGGTGTACCGCTCGCGTGAGTCGCCGTCCGAGCGGATCCGCCGTGACGGGCGGCACGACACCCAGGTGCGGGCCGAAGGCGCCCAGATCCAAACCGGCACCAACCCCTACCGGCTCAAGCCGACCGAAGGACACCAGGCCCGCCCATGACGGACGCACAAGAGCCACCCCGGCCACCGCACCTTTCTGATCTGCGGCAGCGACAGGCTGCCGAGCTGGGTCAGATCGCCGAACAGCTGCAGGTGCTGGGCCAGGCCAAGAACCGGCTGCAGGACCTGCTGGACGCTGTACTGTCCTTCAGCCGCGAGCTGGACCTGGACGCGGTGCTCCACCGCCTCATCACCACCGCCATGGAACTCGCCGGCGCTCGCTACGGGGCGCTGGGGGTGCTGGACGAGTCCGGACAGTACCTGAAGCAGTTCATCACTGTCGGCCTGTCCGAACAGGAACGGGCCGACCTCGACGGGCTGGAATTCCCCCGCGGCCTGGGCCTGCTCGGGCACTTGATGCGCGATCCCGCTCCGCTGCGAGTCGATGACATCGCCTCCGACCCGGATTCCACCGGCTTTCCGCCCGGCCACCCTCACATGCGCACCCTGCTCGGGGTCACGGTCGGCTTCCGCGGCAAGATCTACGGCGACCTGTACCTGTCCGATCGCTACGACGGGCAGCCCTTCGACGCCACTGACGAGAGCACGGTCGTCACCCTGGCCACCGCCGCCGGCATCGCGATCGAAAACGCCCACCTCTTCCTTCAAGCCCGCGAAAGCGCCTAACACTTCCAGCGGATGCTGCTGCCCACCCTGCCGGACCTGCACCCGTTCGAGGCCGCCGCCATCTACCGGCCGGCTGCCGAGCCGAGCACCCTCGGTGGGGACTGGTACGACGCCGTCCCGCTGCCCGACGACGCGGTGGGCGTCATCGTCGGCGACGTGGTCGGCCACGACCTTCGCGCGGCGGCAGCCATGGCAGCCGCTCGCAACATGCTGCGCGCCCTGCTGTTTGACCGGCGCACTCCGCCCAGCGCGGTTCTCACACAGCTCGACCACACCGTCGTCGCCATCACTGACATCCCCGTCACCACTGTCTGCCTGGCCCGCATCGAGCCCCAAGAGTCCGGGTGGGGACTGCGCTGGAGCAGCGCCGGCCACTTCCCCCCATTGCTCATCACACGCGACCATCGGGCGGAGTACCTGCATGCCGAGCCCGGCCTGCCCCTCGGGGTGGACCCAGAACAGCCTCGGTCCGACCACGTCTGCTCGCTGCCCTCGGGCGGCATCGTGGTCTTCTTCACCGACGGGCTCGTCGAACGCCCCACTCAGACCGTCGACCAGGGCCTCGATGCCCTCGCCGACCTCGCCCTCACCCACGCCGACCAGTCACTGGACGCCTTCGTTCAATCCCTGGCCGACAACCACCCCAGCGACGGCCATGACGACATGACCATCCTCGCCCTGCGCATCCCGGCCAGCGTCTGTCATGAGGGGCCGTCCCTGCGGTCGTGAACTCACTCGATCGGGGCGGCTCCCAACCTGGTTGCCGATCATGAACCGTTGACGAGTTCCTCCGTTCCACGAACGGAGCGAAGTGGCTCCTGATCAACTTGCCGGAGTGGCTCTCATTCACCCTGTCGAAAACACCCTTTGTCGACCGGAGCAACGCCTTCGAGTTCGCGCCGAACCTGGACTCCGGTCTCGACAGGCATTGGTAGCAGCTTCTTTATGACACCGAGGTTGAGGGCTGCCGTGGGTTGCCGTGCGCTACGACTGCGGGTTCGCTCCACGGCCTGCCGATCGCGGATTCACCGAGTTGGCGGTGCCCTGTCCGGCGCGCAAAGTCGGTGGCCGGGAGGTCTACTGGAAGGAGCGGAGGCAGGTTTGGGGTGTCACCGCAAGGGGTGGCGGGGAGGTGGAGGTGCTGCTCAACACGCCCGTCGATCTGCCGTTGCGGCTGTGGGTGGGCTCGGAGCCGACGCGGATCGCTCTGCCGGCCGCCGACCTGGAGTCCTTCGGTGCCCTCGG
This portion of the Streptomyces mirabilis genome encodes:
- a CDS encoding pyruvate carboxylase, which produces MFRKVLVANRGEIAIRAFRAGYELGARTVAVFPHEDRNSLHRLKADEAYEIGEPGHPVRAYLSVEEVVRAARKAGADAVYPGYGFLSENPELARACEEAGVTFVGPDAATLELTGNKARAVAAARAAGVPVLGSSAPSTDVDELVRAAEDVGFPVFVKAVAGGGGRGMRRVEDPATLRESIEAASREATSAFGDPTVFLEKAVIDPRHIEVQILADGQGNVIHLFERDCSVQRRHQKVIELAPAPNLDPALRDRICADAVRFAREIGYRNAGTVEFLLDRDGNHVFIEMNPRIQVEHTVTEEVTDVDLVQAQLRIASGESLADLGLSQETVTLRGAALQCRITTEDPANGFRPDTGRISAYRSPGGSGIRLDGGTTHAGTEISAHFDSMLVKLTCRGRDFKSAIGRARRAVAEFRIRGVATNIPFLQAVLDDPDFQAGRVTTSFIEQRPHLLTARHSADRGTKLLTYLADVTVNKPHGERPELIDPVTKLPPLPAGEPPAGSRQRLVELGPEGFARHLRESPTIGVTDTTFRDAHQSLLATRVRTKDLLAVAPAVARTLPELLSLECWGGATYDVALRFLAEDPWERLAALREAVPNICLQMLLRGRNTVGYTPYPTEVTDAFVQEAAATGIDIFRIFDALNDVGQMRPAIDAVRETGTAIAEVALCYTSDLSDPSERLYTLDYYLRLAEQIVDAGAHVLAVKDMAGLLRAPAAATLVSALRREFDLPVHLHTHDTAGGQLATYLAAIQAGADAVDGAVASMAGTTSQPSLSAIVAATDHSDRPTGLDLRAVGDLEPYWESVRRIYAPFEAGLASPTGRVYHHEIPGGQLSNLRTQAVALGLGDRFEDIEAMYEAADRILGHLVKVTPSSKVVGDLALHLVGAGVAPEDFEATPDRFDIPDSVIGFLRGELGTPPGGWPEPFRTKALQGRAEAKPVPGLSAEDRTGLEKSRRSTLNRLLFPGPTRDFDTRRQAYGDTSVLDSKDFFYGLRPAKEYSVDLEPGVRLLIELQAIGEADERGMRTVMSSLNGQLRPIQVRDNAAASDVPVTEKADRANPGHVAAPFAGVVTLAVAEGDEVEAGATVATIEAMKMEASITAPKAGRVTRLAINRIQQVEGGDLLIEVG
- the snpA gene encoding snapalysin, translating into MKSSRTSARLLALALGLGLASSALGAAVPASAQTAATPSAAAGTSVARYAGSVEEAANNKAFFEAVLKSVAEKRAAQPYGQAVTVYYNASQAPSFRSQISSAASIWNSSESNVKLQEASSGADFSYYEGNDPRGSYASTDGHGSGYVFLDYTQSQQYDSVRVATHETGHVLGLTDDYNGLCSELMSGGSAGPSCTNRYPNVTERSRVDQLWATGLAQARGTVTGPPTT